The following are encoded in a window of Mycobacteroides chelonae CCUG 47445 genomic DNA:
- a CDS encoding TetR/AcrR family transcriptional regulator, whose protein sequence is MVQPTVRGRQTQAAIDEAARTVIARKGILATTVADIATEAGRSTASFYNYYDSKEAMVAQWAMRFRTEAQERVSAVIGHGRSNKQRARDIATAHWLTWRHQLAEMISVSQLAMINAEFAEFWNQMCSEPIDFLTTTIKRAQRDGYSPGNDPHLMASAIVSMMNQFAYNQLSQGNAATVDDDACIDTLAGICYRAIYSKEVC, encoded by the coding sequence GTGGTCCAACCCACCGTGCGAGGCCGTCAAACCCAGGCCGCGATCGATGAGGCCGCCCGAACTGTCATAGCCCGCAAGGGAATACTCGCCACCACCGTTGCCGATATCGCCACCGAGGCGGGGCGGTCCACGGCCTCGTTCTACAACTACTACGACTCCAAAGAGGCGATGGTCGCGCAGTGGGCCATGCGATTTCGCACCGAGGCGCAGGAACGGGTATCTGCGGTCATCGGGCACGGGCGCTCCAACAAGCAGCGCGCGCGAGATATCGCCACCGCGCACTGGCTCACCTGGCGCCACCAGCTCGCCGAGATGATCAGCGTGTCGCAGCTGGCCATGATCAACGCCGAATTCGCCGAGTTCTGGAATCAGATGTGTTCCGAGCCCATCGATTTCCTGACCACCACCATCAAACGCGCACAGCGCGACGGATACAGCCCCGGCAATGATCCGCACCTCATGGCCAGCGCCATTGTCTCGATGATGAACCAGTTCGCCTACAACCAGCTCAGCCAGGGCAATGCCGCCACCGTCGACGACGATGCCTGCATCGACACCCTGGCCGGAATCTGTTATCGCGCCATCTATTCCAAGGAGGTCTGCTGA
- a CDS encoding VOC family protein produces the protein MIKPNNPNSEFEFGGFNHVALVCSDMARTVDFYTNVLGMPLIKSLDLPMGQGQHFFFDAGGGDSLAFFWFKDAPDGVPGISAPPAIPGIGDIVSAVSSMNHISLHVPAEKFDEYRVKLKSKGVRVGPILNHDESEFQVSRELHPGVYVRSFYFLDPDGITLEFACWTKEFTAADVAVAPKTAAERTPREVATA, from the coding sequence ATGATCAAACCGAACAACCCCAACTCCGAGTTCGAGTTCGGCGGGTTCAACCATGTGGCGCTTGTGTGTTCGGACATGGCGCGCACCGTGGATTTCTACACCAACGTGCTGGGCATGCCGCTCATCAAGTCGCTCGATCTGCCCATGGGGCAGGGGCAGCACTTCTTCTTCGATGCCGGGGGTGGCGACAGCCTGGCATTCTTCTGGTTCAAGGACGCGCCGGACGGTGTCCCGGGCATCTCGGCTCCGCCCGCCATTCCGGGAATCGGCGACATCGTGAGCGCCGTGAGCTCCATGAACCACATCTCGTTGCATGTTCCCGCCGAGAAGTTCGATGAGTACCGCGTCAAGCTCAAGTCCAAGGGCGTACGGGTGGGGCCCATTCTCAATCATGACGAGAGCGAGTTTCAGGTATCCAGGGAGCTGCACCCGGGCGTTTACGTGCGGTCGTTCTACTTCCTTGATCCCGATGGAATTACTTTGGAATTCGCGTGCTGGACAAAGGAATTTACTGCTGCGGATGTGGCTGTCGCGCCGAAGACGGCCGCCGAGCGCACTCCGAGGGAGGTCGCTACCGCCTGA
- a CDS encoding TetR/AcrR family transcriptional regulator: protein MVTSSRVYGGVQAPDRQAERRNRLLEAGLDLLTSGPVPNVTVRGVCKQAGVVARYFYENFTDLDELTAQVYDGVIGEVATSTQKAVDAAPLRKKTAAGIANIVHVIAADPRIGHLLFGSNPANSVIAQRRSAAEQLFTTLSGQHLNKTYQLPNDESMRAAAYFAVGGVGQTLAAWVSGQLKLSSDELIAILTRLLEPIRR, encoded by the coding sequence CTGGTGACGTCATCGCGGGTCTATGGGGGCGTGCAAGCCCCTGATCGCCAGGCCGAGCGTCGGAACCGGCTCCTGGAGGCGGGCCTCGATCTGTTGACGTCCGGTCCCGTACCGAATGTGACGGTCCGCGGCGTGTGCAAACAGGCCGGCGTGGTCGCCCGGTACTTCTACGAAAACTTCACCGATCTGGACGAGCTCACGGCGCAGGTGTACGACGGCGTGATCGGTGAGGTCGCCACCTCGACCCAGAAGGCCGTGGACGCCGCACCGCTGCGTAAGAAGACCGCGGCGGGTATCGCCAACATCGTGCACGTCATCGCCGCCGATCCCCGAATCGGCCACCTGCTCTTCGGTAGCAATCCGGCCAATTCGGTAATCGCACAACGCCGTAGCGCAGCAGAGCAGCTATTTACGACGCTCTCCGGTCAGCACTTGAACAAGACGTATCAGCTACCCAACGATGAATCGATGCGTGCCGCAGCGTATTTCGCCGTCGGTGGCGTCGGCCAGACGCTCGCGGCCTGGGTATCCGGCCAGCTGAAGCTGAGCTCGGACGAACTCATCGCCATTCTGACCCGGCTCCTCGAGCCGATCAGGCGGTAG
- a CDS encoding class I SAM-dependent methyltransferase codes for MRTDRDNWDINTSVGSTALFVAASRALEATKPAPLAVDQYAEVFCRAAGGEWADLVAGGLPEHPLRSEEFGQYFVSFQGARTRYFDSYFGRAIEAGVKQVVILAAGLDSRAYRLDWAPGTTIFELDQPLVHQFKREVLAEHGAESKASRQEISIDLREDWGKALQDKGFDPSVPSAWIVEGLLIYLPADAQERLFESIDQLAAPGSFVGIEQMTTYADVVFDMLVADANESGDQANSDFFSLIYNEQRSEASTWFHCHGWDSVRTELLDYLNVSGRAVPEPSQPAWYMFNSISLVSAVKG; via the coding sequence ATGCGTACCGATCGTGACAATTGGGACATCAACACCAGCGTCGGCTCCACTGCGCTGTTCGTGGCAGCCAGCCGTGCGCTCGAGGCCACGAAACCCGCGCCGCTGGCAGTCGATCAGTACGCGGAGGTGTTCTGTCGCGCCGCCGGTGGGGAATGGGCCGATCTGGTCGCCGGGGGCTTACCCGAACACCCTTTGCGTTCAGAGGAATTCGGACAGTACTTCGTGAGTTTTCAAGGCGCGCGCACCCGCTACTTCGATAGTTACTTCGGCAGGGCGATCGAGGCCGGCGTCAAACAGGTGGTAATCCTGGCTGCGGGGCTGGACTCGCGCGCCTATCGACTCGACTGGGCGCCGGGTACCACCATCTTCGAGTTGGACCAGCCGCTCGTGCATCAGTTCAAGCGCGAGGTGCTCGCCGAGCATGGCGCCGAATCCAAGGCATCTCGGCAGGAGATCTCGATCGACCTGCGCGAGGACTGGGGTAAAGCACTACAGGACAAGGGCTTCGATCCATCGGTGCCGTCGGCGTGGATTGTCGAAGGGCTGTTGATCTACCTGCCGGCCGACGCGCAGGAGCGACTTTTCGAATCCATTGATCAGCTGGCCGCCCCGGGCAGCTTTGTGGGCATCGAGCAGATGACGACGTACGCCGATGTGGTCTTCGACATGCTGGTCGCCGACGCCAACGAAAGCGGCGACCAGGCGAATTCGGACTTCTTCTCGCTGATCTACAACGAGCAGCGCAGCGAAGCGTCCACCTGGTTCCATTGCCATGGTTGGGATTCCGTGCGTACCGAGCTGCTGGACTACCTGAATGTCTCGGGCCGTGCCGTGCCGGAGCCGAGCCAACCCGCGTGGTACATGTTCAACTCGATCAGCCTGGTATCGGCAGTGAAGGGTTAA
- a CDS encoding sugar transferase — translation MVAVNEGSSATTRLRGRIGSVRRPRRSPSAVGQTSAGHRAARWGEQYSRWLLISDTAIVAGAGWTWVELRNATNPMTPAELWIRIGFFCYWALLLGVYRSRDLHLMGSGGEEYQRVLRATFHMFGLFAIVSVLFKFNVSRFALGMALIVGIVFLLLNRKISRTWLNRQRARGKQIFRVVVLGGDAAALNLAEAFGRDTALGYRVVGVCVPGYLGAPGQNIEVIDRVIPILGSENRIVAAVLEAGADTVAVTATEQLGPEKMRELAWRLSEIGVNLLVAPGVFDVDQPRVRVRPAGSVPLIHLAEPQYEGASRLHKVLFDRVGALLLIIGFSPILLACALAVKLESRGPVFYSAERIGVRSKPFRMIKFRSMVANADQMVAALLAQNDGAGPLFKMREDPRVTVVGRFLRRTSLDELPQLINVLRGEMSLVGPRPPLRREVEEYTDVIKRRLLVKPGMTGLWQVSGRSDLPWDEAVRLDLSYVENWSMVSDVSILWRTFRAVARSDGAY, via the coding sequence GTGGTCGCGGTGAACGAGGGCTCGTCTGCAACGACCCGGCTGAGGGGCCGGATCGGCAGCGTGCGGCGCCCCCGTCGGTCCCCATCGGCAGTCGGTCAGACCTCCGCGGGGCACCGCGCAGCGAGGTGGGGCGAGCAGTACAGCCGGTGGCTGCTGATCTCCGATACCGCCATCGTCGCGGGTGCCGGCTGGACCTGGGTCGAACTGCGTAACGCGACGAATCCGATGACTCCCGCCGAGCTGTGGATCCGGATTGGCTTTTTCTGCTACTGGGCGCTGCTGCTCGGTGTGTACCGCAGCAGGGATCTGCACCTCATGGGCAGCGGCGGCGAGGAGTACCAGCGGGTGCTGCGCGCGACATTCCACATGTTCGGTCTCTTCGCCATTGTCAGCGTGCTGTTCAAGTTCAACGTCTCGCGTTTCGCGCTGGGGATGGCGCTCATCGTGGGGATCGTGTTCCTGCTGCTCAATCGGAAGATCAGCCGGACCTGGCTCAACCGGCAGCGTGCACGCGGTAAGCAGATCTTCAGGGTGGTGGTACTCGGCGGGGATGCCGCGGCGCTCAACCTTGCCGAGGCCTTCGGGCGTGACACCGCGCTCGGATACCGCGTGGTGGGTGTGTGCGTCCCCGGATATCTGGGTGCGCCGGGCCAGAACATCGAGGTCATCGACCGGGTCATCCCCATCCTGGGTTCGGAGAACCGGATCGTCGCGGCAGTGCTGGAGGCCGGTGCGGACACGGTGGCGGTGACGGCCACCGAACAGCTTGGCCCGGAGAAGATGCGGGAGCTCGCCTGGCGTCTCAGCGAGATCGGCGTCAATCTGCTGGTAGCGCCGGGTGTGTTCGATGTCGACCAGCCTCGGGTCCGGGTGCGGCCCGCCGGGTCGGTGCCGCTGATTCATCTCGCCGAGCCGCAGTACGAGGGTGCGTCCCGGCTGCACAAGGTCCTCTTCGACCGGGTCGGCGCGCTCCTGCTCATCATCGGATTCAGCCCGATCCTGCTGGCCTGCGCCCTTGCGGTGAAGTTGGAATCACGCGGACCGGTGTTCTACTCGGCCGAGCGCATCGGCGTGCGGTCCAAGCCCTTCCGCATGATCAAGTTCCGGTCCATGGTGGCGAACGCAGACCAGATGGTGGCGGCGCTGCTGGCACAAAATGACGGCGCCGGACCGCTTTTCAAGATGCGCGAAGATCCGCGGGTCACCGTGGTGGGCAGATTCTTGCGCCGTACCAGCCTCGATGAACTGCCCCAGCTGATCAATGTGCTGCGCGGAGAGATGAGCCTGGTGGGCCCCCGGCCGCCGCTGCGGCGTGAGGTCGAGGAGTACACCGACGTCATCAAGCGCAGGCTGCTGGTCAAGCCCGGGATGACCGGTCTGTGGCAGGTCAGCGGGCGCTCCGACCTGCCGTGGGATGAGGCAGTACGGCTGGATCTGTCCTATGTCGAGAACTGGTCCATGGTCTCCGACGTATCGATCCTGTGGCGCACGTTCCGCGCGGTGGCACGTAGCGACGGCGCCTACTAG
- a CDS encoding 2-hydroxyacid dehydrogenase: MGKQAVGVKVLAHFPGGPRVREQLAPHADWLDVRFCAEDDDDTFYAELPHAEVLWHVLRPLSADDVAKGARLRLIHKFGAGVNTIALDAASAQGVAVANMPGANAPSVAEGALLLMLAALRQLPRLDRDIRAGRGWPTDQSLGDTVRDIGSCTVGLVGYGNIAKTLEQILLAMGARVLHTSTRDDGSAGWRSLDDLLTSSHIVSLHLPLTEASAGLLDAAALARMKPGSVLVNTSRGAVVDETALIDALRQGPLGTAGLDVFAQEPISPDNPLLTLPNVVLTPHVTWFTADTMTRYLEHAIDNCRRIHEGLPLADRVR; encoded by the coding sequence GTGGGCAAGCAAGCGGTGGGAGTAAAGGTCCTCGCCCACTTTCCGGGCGGCCCACGCGTCCGCGAACAGCTTGCACCGCACGCCGATTGGCTTGACGTGCGCTTCTGCGCCGAGGACGATGACGACACCTTCTACGCCGAGCTACCGCATGCCGAGGTGCTGTGGCATGTGCTTCGGCCGCTCTCTGCCGATGACGTCGCGAAGGGCGCACGGTTGCGGCTGATCCACAAGTTCGGTGCGGGGGTGAACACCATCGCGCTAGATGCCGCGTCCGCGCAGGGGGTGGCCGTCGCCAACATGCCGGGCGCGAACGCGCCCTCGGTCGCCGAGGGCGCGCTATTGCTCATGCTCGCCGCACTGCGGCAACTGCCGCGACTGGACCGGGACATCCGCGCTGGTCGCGGGTGGCCCACCGATCAGTCCCTGGGCGACACTGTGCGCGATATCGGCTCCTGCACAGTCGGATTGGTGGGATACGGCAACATCGCCAAGACGCTGGAACAGATCCTGCTGGCGATGGGCGCCCGTGTCTTGCACACCAGCACCCGCGACGACGGTTCCGCGGGCTGGCGCAGCCTGGATGACCTGTTGACCAGCAGCCATATCGTGTCGCTGCATCTCCCGCTGACCGAGGCCAGCGCTGGCCTCCTCGACGCCGCGGCCCTGGCCCGGATGAAACCCGGATCGGTCCTGGTGAACACCTCACGCGGCGCAGTCGTCGACGAGACGGCACTGATCGACGCGCTGCGACAAGGCCCCCTGGGGACGGCGGGACTGGATGTCTTTGCACAGGAACCGATCTCGCCGGACAACCCCTTGCTGACCCTGCCCAATGTGGTGCTCACACCACACGTCACATGGTTCACCGCAGACACCATGACGCGCTATCTGGAGCACGCCATAGACAACTGCCGGCGTATACATGAGGGACTGCCGCTAGCTGACCGCGTGCGCTAG
- a CDS encoding alpha/beta hydrolase family protein yields the protein MTAELSEPIDQPRITPRAAPTARPQLPRSGDLTFRERAMVETSALTDVALRTVGALSVMGVVAPSLIIDREFVARERDNLAFYGELAAVGDADLSFPAPETTPVVFSRPAGPLAQALAKGNVENLDFESPYVARNPALRDYWQRFPHNSIARAQHWRHDDGPRPTLCVIHGFFGSPYLLNGVFFALPWFFRNGYDILLYTLPFHGRRAEKYSPFSGAGYFSHGFTGFSESMCQAVHDFRIFVNYLRGTGVERIGLTGLSLGGYTTGLISTVERRIDVTIPNVPVVDVKSLLHGWVPAEPTIKLAAKLGHLDQNQLDGALSYSSPLTYQPVVPKEQRLIITGLGDRLAPPEQAEMLWEHWDRCALHWFPGNHILHVNQGDYLRRMTGFLDRHLNI from the coding sequence ATGACAGCGGAGCTATCGGAACCCATAGATCAGCCGCGGATCACCCCGCGAGCCGCGCCCACCGCACGCCCTCAACTGCCCCGCAGCGGTGACCTGACCTTTCGCGAACGCGCCATGGTCGAAACCTCCGCACTCACCGACGTGGCCCTACGCACCGTCGGCGCCCTGTCTGTCATGGGAGTCGTGGCCCCGAGCCTCATCATCGACAGGGAATTCGTCGCGCGTGAGCGTGACAACCTGGCCTTTTACGGCGAGCTTGCCGCGGTGGGCGATGCGGACCTTTCCTTCCCGGCACCGGAGACCACACCCGTGGTGTTCTCGCGCCCCGCGGGGCCGCTCGCGCAGGCCCTGGCCAAGGGCAACGTCGAAAACCTGGACTTCGAAAGCCCTTACGTGGCACGCAATCCTGCTCTGCGGGACTACTGGCAACGCTTCCCGCACAACAGCATCGCGCGCGCCCAGCACTGGCGCCACGACGACGGTCCACGCCCCACCCTGTGCGTGATTCACGGGTTCTTCGGGTCGCCGTATCTGCTCAATGGGGTGTTCTTCGCGCTTCCCTGGTTCTTCCGCAACGGTTACGACATCTTGTTGTACACCTTGCCTTTTCACGGACGGCGCGCCGAGAAGTATTCACCGTTCAGCGGAGCCGGGTACTTCAGCCACGGGTTCACCGGCTTCTCAGAGTCGATGTGCCAGGCCGTGCATGACTTCCGGATTTTCGTGAACTATCTGCGCGGCACCGGCGTGGAGCGGATCGGGCTGACGGGATTGTCGCTGGGCGGCTACACCACCGGATTGATCTCCACCGTGGAGCGCCGAATTGATGTCACCATCCCCAATGTTCCCGTGGTCGATGTGAAATCGCTTCTGCACGGCTGGGTTCCGGCCGAACCGACGATCAAGCTGGCCGCCAAGCTGGGCCATCTCGATCAGAACCAGCTGGACGGCGCGCTCTCCTACTCATCACCCCTCACCTATCAACCGGTCGTGCCCAAGGAGCAGCGCCTCATCATCACCGGCCTCGGCGATCGCCTAGCGCCCCCGGAGCAGGCCGAGATGCTGTGGGAACACTGGGATCGCTGTGCGCTGCACTGGTTCCCCGGAAATCACATCCTGCACGTGAACCAGGGCGACTACCTGCGCCGCATGACCGGATTCCTGGATCGGCATCTGAATATTTAA
- a CDS encoding oxygenase MpaB family protein yields MTIERVSEVDESTVGDGGPGTRSRRDEPVPPAARLSPGWSWRRQPTMVDNMMGLALLAGPANIVMQLARPGVGYGVVDSKVESGRADLHPVKRARTTFTYLAVATMGSPEQKAAFRKATNRSHAQVRSAPGDAVQYNAFDPDLQKWVAICLYKGFVDVYETFVGPMTHDMAERCLQEGAVMGTTLQMPLAMWPKSCAEFDAYWQQSLDQVHIDDHVRPYLYRIVSASIAVPRFMRRPVGAFSRLISTGFLPQRFRDEMRLPWSPARQRIFGAVVTLLGLANRLLPNALRRFPFNALMIDLNWRIRTGRDLV; encoded by the coding sequence GTGACAATCGAGCGGGTGTCTGAAGTGGACGAATCGACCGTCGGCGACGGAGGTCCGGGTACCCGGAGTCGTCGCGACGAGCCGGTGCCACCGGCTGCGCGCCTCTCGCCGGGGTGGTCGTGGCGGCGCCAGCCCACCATGGTCGACAACATGATGGGGCTGGCTCTACTGGCAGGCCCGGCCAACATCGTCATGCAGTTGGCGCGCCCCGGTGTGGGATACGGCGTCGTCGACAGCAAGGTTGAGAGCGGGCGCGCCGATCTGCACCCCGTCAAGCGGGCGCGCACCACGTTCACCTACCTGGCGGTGGCCACCATGGGCAGCCCCGAGCAGAAGGCGGCATTTCGCAAGGCCACCAATCGATCGCATGCGCAGGTGCGATCGGCTCCCGGAGACGCCGTGCAGTACAACGCCTTCGACCCGGACTTGCAGAAGTGGGTGGCGATCTGTCTCTACAAGGGATTCGTCGATGTGTACGAAACCTTTGTGGGTCCGATGACGCACGATATGGCCGAGCGGTGCCTGCAAGAAGGCGCCGTCATGGGAACCACGCTGCAGATGCCGCTGGCGATGTGGCCGAAGTCGTGTGCGGAGTTCGACGCGTACTGGCAGCAGTCCCTGGATCAGGTTCATATCGATGATCACGTCCGGCCTTATCTGTACCGGATCGTGTCGGCGTCGATTGCGGTTCCACGGTTCATGCGAAGGCCGGTGGGTGCCTTCTCGAGACTCATCTCGACGGGATTCTTGCCGCAGCGGTTCCGGGACGAGATGAGGCTGCCCTGGAGCCCGGCACGCCAGCGAATCTTCGGCGCTGTCGTCACGCTCCTTGGCCTCGCCAATCGCCTGCTGCCCAATGCGCTGCGTCGTTTCCCCTTCAACGCCCTGATGATCGACCTCAACTGGAGAATTCGCACCGGTCGCGATCTGGTCTGA
- a CDS encoding SDR family oxidoreductase produces MGTAVQLAGKVVAITGGARGIGRAIATAFAAEGAKVAIGDIDKKLCENTAAEIGNGTIGLPLDVTDYGSFEAFLDTIAATVGPVDVIVNNAGIMPITPFGEESLESIQRQLDINVRGVMWGSQLAIARMKPRGGGVIVNIASAAGKMGVPGLATYCATKWAVVGLCESLTLELKDDNISVVCVMPGVVNTELVAGLEEHWLLGIVQPEDIAAGVLKAVRKGKFPVMVPKKLGPLLRTTAMLPRALYGPAARSLGMDHFMLDAHGTSARAAYENRASHSEPSAD; encoded by the coding sequence ATGGGAACAGCTGTACAGCTCGCGGGCAAGGTCGTCGCCATCACCGGCGGAGCACGCGGAATCGGCCGGGCCATCGCCACGGCGTTCGCCGCAGAAGGCGCGAAGGTGGCGATCGGCGATATCGACAAGAAGTTGTGTGAGAACACCGCGGCGGAGATCGGTAACGGCACCATCGGCCTGCCACTCGACGTCACCGATTACGGCAGCTTCGAAGCCTTCTTAGACACCATCGCGGCCACCGTGGGGCCCGTCGATGTGATCGTGAACAACGCGGGCATCATGCCGATCACACCGTTCGGGGAAGAGTCGCTGGAATCCATCCAACGTCAGCTGGATATCAACGTGCGCGGCGTCATGTGGGGCAGCCAGCTCGCCATCGCGCGGATGAAACCGCGTGGTGGCGGCGTGATCGTCAACATCGCGTCGGCGGCGGGCAAGATGGGCGTGCCCGGTCTCGCCACGTATTGCGCGACGAAATGGGCCGTGGTCGGTCTCTGTGAGTCGCTGACCCTCGAACTCAAGGACGACAACATCTCCGTCGTCTGCGTGATGCCCGGCGTCGTCAACACCGAGCTGGTGGCCGGTCTCGAAGAACACTGGCTACTGGGAATCGTTCAGCCCGAAGACATTGCCGCCGGTGTGCTCAAGGCCGTACGAAAAGGCAAGTTCCCCGTCATGGTGCCCAAGAAACTGGGCCCGCTGCTGCGGACAACGGCCATGCTGCCCCGGGCGCTGTACGGTCCCGCCGCGCGATCGCTGGGGATGGACCACTTCATGCTCGACGCCCATGGCACGTCGGCGCGTGCCGCATACGAGAACCGCGCCAGCCACAGCGAGCCCAGCGCCGACTAG